In Microbulbifer pacificus, the genomic stretch TAGTCAAAGTTATAACACCATCAGCCACCGCAAGCTCATCAACGTAGTTGATAGTTGCACCAGCATTACCGGTTGCAATAGCTCCGCCGATACCATAAGCACCGGCATCACAGTCTCCCAAGTTGCCGCGCTCAGCAATGCAAAGAGAAATTGTGGTTTTATAAGATGCAATACCGGCAACTGCACCAGCTACCTTTGTACGCTGTTGGTAGTCAGAATATGCTGGCAGTGCTACAGCAGCCAGAATACCAATGATCGCAACAACGATCATCAATTCAATAAGAGTAAAGCCCTGTTGCTTTTTCATTGTAACCGTCTCCATACAGACTGTTGTTTTTGGATGAATCCCGTGAGGAAATCGGGAATTACGATACCCGCAATACGGTAAAACGCGCAAGCGCGAAAATTGCACTGAAGTGGCGGTTTGAAAGGAAAGTCACGCGGCGAACGATTAAAAAATAGGCGAACACGTCAATTATCGCTCAATCAATAGAATTCGGTGACGAATTTTGTCAGTAAACTTCTGATGTTCGAGACGGAGTCCTAACCAAACCTTTGAGTGAAAAATATCAACCTATTGGCTGCCGAAACTGGGGGAAACTTTCCGATATCTCACGGCTAAAGGCAGGCAACAAACCTAGTTCACAGGATGCAACCCCGGCCCTTCAGGGTCATTGGCGGGTGCTTTTATATTCGCTATATTGATCGACCTTCTGGCAGCACCAAGATTTTCCTTGCACTCCCAGAGACTTACGTCCAGCAATTAAACTAAAGTAAAACGTTTCCCGGCGCACGGTAACCATAAGTTCTATGAGCACCCCCCCACTTAGTGGCCTGGCCAAGCGGCTGGTACTCGACAATGCCCTGGACGAGACTACAGCCCAATCTGCCATCAAGGCCGCCAAACGCGAAGGCCACAGCTTTGCCCAGCATGCGGTGGACGCCAAGCTGATCAAAAGCCGCGAGCTGGCCAATATTGCCTCCACCGCCTTCGGCTCGCCGCTGTTTGACCTGTCCAGCTACAACTTTGATCTGCTGCCCAAAGATATCGTCGACGAAAAACTGATCAGCAAGCATTTTGCCCTGCCTTTGTACAAGCGCGGCAACCGCCTGTTTGTGGCGGTGGCGGACCCTACTAACCTGGCGGGACTGGACGAGATCAACTTCAACACCGGCCTCAACACCGATGCGGTGCTGGTGGAAGCAGATAAACTCTCCAAGGCCATTGAAAACTACCTGAACAACAGCGACGTAGGTGGCGGCTTAGAGGGGCTTGACGACGAAAGTCTCGATGGACTCGATGTTGAAGCCTCTGAGACCCGGCGGGAAGACGAGGCTGACCCCGGTGGCGATGAAGCACCAGTGGTGCGCTTTGTCAACAAGGTATTACTGGATGCAATTCGCACCGGCGCATCGGATATACACTTCGAACCCTATGAAAAGCTCTACCGGGTGCGGCTGCGCACAGATGGAATTTTGCACGAGGTAGCGCGCCCCCCGATCCAGCTGGCCACCCGCATCTCCGCGCGTTTGAAGGTTATGTCAAAGATGGACATTTCCGAGCGCCGCGTACCGCAGGATGGCCGCATCAAGATGAAACTGTCGAAGACCAAGGCCATCGACTTCCGCGTAAACAGCCTGCCCACCCTGTGGGGAGAAAAAATCGTACTGCGGATTCTGGATCCCTCCTCTGCCAAGCTCGGTATCGACGCATTGGGCTACGAGGAGTTCCAGAAGAAGATCTATATGGATGCCCTGGCGCAGCCTCAGGGTATGATTCTGGTTACCGGGCCCACCGGCTCCGGCAAAACCGTATCCCTGTATACCGGCCTGAATATTCTGAATACGCCCGAGCGCAATATCTCCACCGCGGAAGACCCGGTGGAAATCAATCTGGAGGGCATCAATCAGGTCAACGTCTCCAACAAGGTGGGGCTGAATTTTGCCGAGGCGCTGCGCTCCTTCCTGCGCCAGGACCCGGATATTGTGATGGTGGGCGAAATCCGGGATCTGGAAACCGCGGAAATTGCCATCAAGGCTGCACAAACCGGACACCTGGTGCTCTCCACCCTACACACCAATTCAGCACCGGAAACCCTCACCCGCCTGATGAATATGGGGGTTCCCACCTTCAACATCGCCACCTCGGTAAGCGTAATCATTGCCCAGCGGCTCGCGCGACGGTTGTGCGGAGAGTGCAAGAAACCCGCGGAATTGCCGGAAGAAGTACTAAAAGAAGAAGGCTTCGATACAGTCACCATCCCCAGATCCGATTGGAAGATATACCAGCCGGTGGGCTGCGAGCACTGTTCCAAGGGCTACAAGGGGCGCGTGGGCGTGTATGAAGTGGTTCGCATCACTGACGGAATTTCGCGCATTATAATGGAGGGCGGCAATTCCATTCAGATTGCCGATCAGGCAAGAAAGGAAGGCTTCAATAACCTGCGCATCTCAGCGCTGCGCAAGGTGGTGATGGGCGTTACCAGCCTCGAAGAAGCTAATCGGGTCACCAAAGATTAAAATTACAGGCCTGATGCCTGAACAATTGATAAGAAAATCGGGAATCTCACCATGGCCAAAGCCGCCACAGCAACTGCCTATACGTACAAAGGTGTTGATGCCAAAGGAAACGTAGTTGAGGGTGAAATCAATTCGTCCAACCCGGCATTGATCAAAGCCCAGTTACGTCGCCAGGGAATTATTGCCAGCAAGGTACAGAAAAAGCCCAAGCCTCTATTTGGCGGAAGTAAAAAAGTAAAACCTGGCGACATTGCCATCTTCACCCGCCAAATGGCCACCATGATGAAAGCCGGGGTACCACTGGTACAAAGTTTTGAGATTGTCGCAGACGGCCTAGACAATGCGGGCCTAAAAGAGCTGATCAATAAAATTCGCGATGACGTGGCTTCAGGGACCGCCTTTGCCGACGCGCTGCGCAGGCATCCACTCTACTTCGACGATCTGTTTTGCAACCTGGTCGCCTCCGGCGAGCAGTCTGGTGCGCTGGAAACCATGCTCGACCGCATAGCAACCTACAAAGAAAAAACTGAGTCACTGAAGAAAAAGATCAAAAAGGCCATGACATATCCTATTGCGGTCATGGTTGTAGCTGTAGTTGTGACAGCTATTCTGCTAGTAAAAGTTGTACCTCAGTTTGCGACCACATTTCAGGGCTTTGGTGCCGATCTACCGGCTTTCACCTTATTTGTTCTAAGTATTTCAGAGTGGATGCAGGCCAACTGGTTCTTCGCCTTTCTTGCCATTGTGGCGGGCGTTGGCGGCACCTTAGAAGTAAAAAAACGCAATAAAAATGTTGCCAATTTTTTTGACAAATTAGCACTCAAACTGCCAATTCTCGGGCAAATCGCCTACAACTCGATAGCCGCACGATTTGCACGCACGCTTGCCACTACCTTTGCCGCCGGTGTCCCACTAATCGACGCGCTGAAGTCCGTTGCCGGAGCAACCGGTAATGTAGTGTATGAAGATGCCACATTGAAGATCCGTGATTCAGTGGCTACAGGTGTACCACTTAACGGCGCAATGCGAGTGTCCGGCTTATACCCCACTATGCTGATACAAATGACCGCGATCGGTGAAGAGTCCGGTGCACTGGATGAAATGCTCGGCAAGGCCGCGGACTTTTATGAGGAAGCAGTGGACAACATGGTGGACAATCTTACCGCGTTAATGGAACCTATGATTATGTCGATCCTCGGTATACTAGTTGGTGGACTGATGATCGCCATGTATCTACCCATTTTCCAGCTCGGTCAGGTTGTCTAAACAAACGAATTCACAATGCTCGAATATATTTCTTCCCACCCAGCGCTGCTTATTAGCAGCGCTTTTATTTTAGGCCTGCTTATCGGCAGCTTCCTTAATGTCGTCATCCACCGCCTCCCCATCATGATGGAGCGGGAATACAAGCAGGATTTCTACAGCTATTTTGAAAAGACACCCTCTGCCGACGAGCAGAAGCAGCTTTCCGAAACCTACAACCTGGTGCTCCCCCACTCCCACTGCCCTAAATGCAATACAGTGATCAAGCCCTGGCAAAACATCCCCATCATCAGTTACCTGCTGCTGCGTGGTAAATGTGGCCACTGCGGTACCGCGATTTCCAAGCGCTACCCGCTGGTGGAGCTGGTCACCGGGATTTTGACGGCCATTGTTGTGTGGCAGCTGGGTTTTACCTGGCAGGCGCTGGCTGGGGTGTTTTTTACCTGGGCGCTGGTGGCGCTGACAGGGATTGATTTCGACAAACAGCTGCTGCCAGACAATATCACCCTGCCCCTGCTGTGGGTGGGGCTGCTAATCAATATCTGGGGCGTATTTGTACCGCTGCAGGACGCCGTCATCGGTGCGATTGTCGGTTACCTGTCCCTGTGGGCTGTATTCCATCTGTTCAAGCTGGTTACCGGCAAGGAGGGTATGGGTGCGGGGGACTTCAAGATTCTCGCGGCCATTGGTGCCTGGTTTGGCTGGCAGTCGGTGCTGCTGGTGATTCCGCTTTCCGCGGCCGTAGGCGCGCTGGTGGGAATTGTCTGGACGCTGGTTTCCGGGCGCGACAAGAACCTGCCCATCGCCTTTGGACCCTATCTGGCCGGCGCGGCATGGATTGCCATGCTGTGGGGCGAACAGATTGTGGGCTGGTATTTCCGTATATCCGGACTGAACTGAGTGGCTGATTCCGTGTTTATCGTGGGGCTGACCGGCGGTATCGGCAGTGGCAAGTCAGCCGCCGCGGCGCGCTTTCGGCACCACGGGGTGAATGTGGTGGATGCGGATTGGGCGGCACGGGTGGTGGTGGAGCCGGGGCGGCCGGCGCTGGCTGCCATTGAAGAACATTTCGGGCCGTCGGTGATTCAGGCAGATGGCACGCTCGACCGGGCGGTGCTGCGCAAGCTGGTGTTTACTGATCCCGCCGAGCGGCGCTGGCTGGAGCAGCTGACGCATCCGCTGATCCGCGAGGAAATCGTCAGTTCTCTGGCGGGCAGTGCGCAAACGCACTCCGCACCCTACGCAATCCTGGAATCCCCGCTGTTGATCGAATCCGGCCAGTCAGAGCTGGTGCAGCGGATCTGTGTGGTAGACCTGCCAGAGGCGATGCAATTAGCGCGCGCCAGTGCACGGGATGCCAATACCCCGGAGCAGATCCGCAAGATCATGGCAGCGCAACTTTCACGGAAGACACGGTGTGCAAAAGCAGACGATATTCTGGATAATAGCGGCTCGCTCGAATCCCTGAATGCACAGGTGGACGCGCTTCACGGGAAGTACGTTCAACTGGCATCCCAATCCTGATTGTTGTTATTTCCATGTCTGACCGCTCTTCTTCCGACACACCAACCCTCGCCTGCCCTACCTGCAAGAAGCCCATTGAGTGGAGCGAGAAGTTTCCCCACCGTCCGTTCTGCTGTGAGCGCTGCAAGCTGATCGACCTGGGGGAGTGGGCCAGCGAGGGGCACAAGATACCGGGGCAGCCGGTGTATGACGATGTGTTGAGTGACGATTTGGACCCGGCCAAAACTCGGCACTGATACCGGGAGTGCCGAGTTCCTGTTCAACAATCAGTGCTGGTTTCCTACCCGCGCGCGTGGAGTGGTAATTTCAACGCTTGCGTTTAACTCCCGCTCTCCTAAGTGGTCATTTTCAATAAACGCCGGACCAATCGCCCGGCAGCCCGGCAGCGGCCGAGGCTTGATACGTTGGTCGATAAATGCGGCCACGTCTTCCTTGGGGGCGCGGTGGTCGCCGCCCTCTCTGGGTTGTAATTTGTCTCGGTACTCTGCTCCACTCCACATGTACAAGGTGTGTTTAGCTTCAATGACCTGTGTCTCCGTGCAGTGGAACAGAGGGAAGTGATCCTCCGAATTGTGAATGGTGGCCTTTTCCCGCTTCGCGGGCTCGGATAGCTCCACCACAATCGTGGACATGATGTTTTCCATCAAACGGAGGTAGTTGGTAAGGGGGGAGCGTTGTTTACGGTATGGGTTACCTGAGTTATACAGACTGCGCGATACATCAAATGTGGCGCGCAGGCAGCGGCGGTGGCCAATAGGGCATAACCAGTAAAATTCATCTGAGCCCATCCGCAACGGTTGGGCTTCAAAATAAAACCAATTTCTCCCATTGAGTTCCAACCATTGAGTATTCAGTGGTGCCAAGTAGCAGGGCCACAGGTACTCGGTGAGGTCAAAAGGATCTCGACTCTCACCATAACCCTCGTGGTAGCTGCCCAACCAACCTTCACTGAAGTACCCTCTCGCATAACGCAGCAGATCGTCACGACGAAACAAACTACAGTTAACCGGCAGCTCATCCACCTCTTCCACCACCAGTTGCACTTCCAAGCCACCGACACTTGCTCCATCCAACAGCGGTCTTCCGGTGAAGTTCCATCCGCTGCTCCAAATGGTTACACGACGATCCGCGCGTTCGCTACCGGCCGGTTTATGACTGGGAATATGGCGGTCATATTCAATTAATTCGAAAGTGCCAGTTGCATCCAAATCAAATACGGCTGGCTCTTGCCCAAGTGCAAATGACATATACGCGTTGGGTAATAGTGGGGGAGCCTGGAGACTGACTCGAGTTCCAGATAATTCTTTGACTACTGGGCGAGCCTTATGCCAGCTGGGCCCCTTAGGTTTTTTCTCGCTGCCAAACCACATAATATTATCCTGACACCGTTTGGGTTATGGCTTGTTGGGTTTATTGATCAACTGCTGGAGCTGATCCCCGGTACTTTTAAAGTAGTGATTGCGTGCACCAGGCAGTGAGGCTACGACTGTTGGTGTCAGTTTATGCAACGCTTTGACCACCGCCGCGGCCAAAGCTGCGGAACCGCCGGTTGAGGCAGCCAACCCTGCTGCCATGCCGGTCATCCCCCACTTTTTAATCAGGTAGTCACCGGTCTGCCACGCCAGGTTAACGCTCTTGCCCAAACGATCGCCCCGGGGAGTGTGATGGAGCAAATCATTGCCCGCGCTGAGCAATGGCGCCAATCCCAACTGTTCGCCGCCGATTGTCTGTGTCAAACCCGGCGCCGCGTTGTGCCATTTATCATCCTGAGTGTCCATATTCAGTTTCCGGCGCGCACGATCAGCGGTGAAACGACTGCGGGTGTGGTCACTGAGGAAGATCTTCTGCCGCTGTTGCAGGTCAACCTGCCCCCGTCCCAAGAATTCCATAGCTTCGATCAGTACCCATGCACCCTCACCATGGCTGGTCCATTCCACATGCAGCCCCTGCTGATGGGCTTCGAGCATGTGCTGGGCGAGAATGCGTGCGGCCTTCTGTTGCTGCTCCGATCCATAATTGCCAAGAGACTTCAGGGTTCGCCAACCGGCAATCCAGGCACCGGTCTCTGGTGGCACGTAAAGCAGCTGGAAGCCAGATTGCACCAATACGCTGAGCTTGGATTGATCGCCCCGACTAATATGGTTGGCCATTATTCGCACAGCGTCATTTGCTTGGGCAATCTGCCCGTTTATCCCAACCTTGACAGGCGATGTGGCACTTCCTTGTTGAGTTTTGGAAGGTATTAACTTTGGACTGGGCTTCTTGGGAAAAGTGAAGCGCCCTCTATTATTCGTCGCAATTTGCCACAATGCCGGATGTCTCTTTTCAGCAACATCCGCGGTAACCATCCGAATTGCCACTATTTCCACATCCGTCTGACAATCCCCGTAGTAACTGTTCAGTTCATACTCAATCTCAAATCCTCCGGCCACCAGCAAACGGCGTGTGGGGTGATTGGGTTTGAGCATGCTGTTGACGGGGCTGGCGGGGCCGCGGAGGCTGTCGACGGCTTTAATCAGGACCTGAGCATGATAGCCGGCGCTGCTCTGCTGGGTGCTGAGCTGGCGAAAGTTGTCGAGTATCTGCCTCTGGCTGCCGTTGGCGAAGATGGCGCGTCCGGAGTCGCGTTTTCCCCAGGCCTGGAGGGCGTTGGATGTTTGGGTGGCAGGCAGCTGTCCCATGGCAAATTCCTTCTGCGTACGGGGTTGTTCCATTGACTTGTTGCCGGTACCTCCGGCGTTCGCCGAAGATTAACAAACACGCCAAAACGCTGGCAAAAATAGTTGGGGTACTGTGGTTCCAGGTAGTGCAGGGAGCGCGAAGCTCCAGCTCCGCAGTTGGCGGGCTTGGTAATTATGGCGTTATCCGCAGTGCGGAGCCGGGCTCCGTGTTCCCGGTCCTATTCCGCCAGCCACAAACGGACTTTCAATCCCCATTTCGACGTCATTCCCGAAGTTACCGTGCTCACAATTCCTTCACGATCGACGATGGCAATGGTAGGGGTTACCTGCAGGCCCCAGCTGGCGCTGAGCGCGCCGGTGGGGTCGTTGATGGTGCGGAACATCAATTCGTGCTTTCGCTGGTAAGCGGCCACTTCTTCCGCACTGCCCGACTGCAGGGCTACGCTGATGATTTGATGATTTTCGGAAAGGTCGGATACCGCCGGCGATACTACGCGGCAGTAGCCGCACCAGGTGGCCCAGAAGTAGATCAGCACCGGTCCCTGTTCGGTCATGGTCTGCAGATCCAGTGACGCCCCGCTGATATCCTCTGCCGTCAGTTGCGGCGCTTTTCCTTTGGGCATATGGCGGCTGTGGTAGCCAGACACGACGGTGATAATCACGGCCGCCAGCGCCATAAATTTACCCAGCGACCACAGCGCACTTCGCCATTTCACGGCCCGAACCCCATTCACTTCCCGACCTCTTCACTCAGTAACCGCAAGTCCACCACCTCGATCTCACCGCGGATATACCGCCACTGCAGATTGAAACCACACAGCGCCATGCCATAAATCCGTTCCGGGTCCGGTTGCTGGTAGGCCGGCTTGGGGTCCTGGGCGAGGACTTGGTGAATCAGTGCCGGCAGGTCGGTACCCCAGTCGTCGCGGTAATCCCGGGCCACTGTGAGAATGGCTTCGGGGATGTTGACAGCGATGGATGGCGGTGCGGCTTCGGCGAGTTCACTGCGGGCATCTACCACAGCATCGGCATAGGGTATGTAGGGCTTGATGTCGAGAACGGGTGTGCCGTCCAGCAGGTCGGCACCGGCGACGATCAGCTCCACTCTGGGGGCTGTGCGCACTTCGATCAGACGCACCACAGACAGGCCGATATTGTTGGGGCGAAATGGTGAGCGGGTGGCGAAGACACCGAGCTTTTTGTTACCGCCAAGGCGCGGCGGGCGCACTTTGGGAGACCACTGGCCGGCGACCTCATGAAAGAGCCAGGTGAGCCACAGGTGACTGTGCTGTTCAAGCCCGGACACGGCATCCGGGTCGTTGTATGGCGGTAACAGTTCGATGGATGCGCGGCTGGCATCCGCCAGCAGGGGCTGGCGGGGGATGCCGAACTTGTCGCTGAAGCAGGAGTGGGTGGTGGCAACGGGTTCGATCTTCAATGGCTGCCCTTGTCTATCCCGCCCATACACAGGTATTTGATTTCCAGGTAGTCGTCGATACCGTATTTGGAGCCCTCGCGGCCGCTGCCGGATTCCTTGATGCCGCCGAAGGGAGCCATCTCATTGGAGATAATGCCTTCGTTGATACCCACCATGCCGTATTCCAGCCCTTCCGCCACGCGCCAGATTCGGCCGATATCGCGGGCGTAGAAATAAGAGGCGAGCCCGAATTCCGTGTCATTGGCCATGCGGATGGCTTCTTCCTCGCTGTCGAACTTGAACAGCGGCGCCACCGGGCCAAAGATTTCCTCCTTGAACAGACGCATGGTGTCGTTCACATCTGCCAATACTGTCGGGGTAAAGAAGCACTCACCCAGATCGCTGGGGCCACCTTCGCTCAAGGCCTTTGCGCCTTTACTAACGGCATCCGCCACCAGTTCTTTTACATCTTTTACCGCACCGGTATTGATCATGGGGC encodes the following:
- the pilB gene encoding type IV-A pilus assembly ATPase PilB — protein: MSTPPLSGLAKRLVLDNALDETTAQSAIKAAKREGHSFAQHAVDAKLIKSRELANIASTAFGSPLFDLSSYNFDLLPKDIVDEKLISKHFALPLYKRGNRLFVAVADPTNLAGLDEINFNTGLNTDAVLVEADKLSKAIENYLNNSDVGGGLEGLDDESLDGLDVEASETRREDEADPGGDEAPVVRFVNKVLLDAIRTGASDIHFEPYEKLYRVRLRTDGILHEVARPPIQLATRISARLKVMSKMDISERRVPQDGRIKMKLSKTKAIDFRVNSLPTLWGEKIVLRILDPSSAKLGIDALGYEEFQKKIYMDALAQPQGMILVTGPTGSGKTVSLYTGLNILNTPERNISTAEDPVEINLEGINQVNVSNKVGLNFAEALRSFLRQDPDIVMVGEIRDLETAEIAIKAAQTGHLVLSTLHTNSAPETLTRLMNMGVPTFNIATSVSVIIAQRLARRLCGECKKPAELPEEVLKEEGFDTVTIPRSDWKIYQPVGCEHCSKGYKGRVGVYEVVRITDGISRIIMEGGNSIQIADQARKEGFNNLRISALRKVVMGVTSLEEANRVTKD
- the tsaA gene encoding tRNA (N6-threonylcarbamoyladenosine(37)-N6)-methyltransferase TrmO: MKIEPVATTHSCFSDKFGIPRQPLLADASRASIELLPPYNDPDAVSGLEQHSHLWLTWLFHEVAGQWSPKVRPPRLGGNKKLGVFATRSPFRPNNIGLSVVRLIEVRTAPRVELIVAGADLLDGTPVLDIKPYIPYADAVVDARSELAEAAPPSIAVNIPEAILTVARDYRDDWGTDLPALIHQVLAQDPKPAYQQPDPERIYGMALCGFNLQWRYIRGEIEVVDLRLLSEEVGK
- a CDS encoding prepilin peptidase encodes the protein MLEYISSHPALLISSAFILGLLIGSFLNVVIHRLPIMMEREYKQDFYSYFEKTPSADEQKQLSETYNLVLPHSHCPKCNTVIKPWQNIPIISYLLLRGKCGHCGTAISKRYPLVELVTGILTAIVVWQLGFTWQALAGVFFTWALVALTGIDFDKQLLPDNITLPLLWVGLLINIWGVFVPLQDAVIGAIVGYLSLWAVFHLFKLVTGKEGMGAGDFKILAAIGAWFGWQSVLLVIPLSAAVGALVGIVWTLVSGRDKNLPIAFGPYLAGAAWIAMLWGEQIVGWYFRISGLN
- a CDS encoding type II secretion system F family protein, translating into MAKAATATAYTYKGVDAKGNVVEGEINSSNPALIKAQLRRQGIIASKVQKKPKPLFGGSKKVKPGDIAIFTRQMATMMKAGVPLVQSFEIVADGLDNAGLKELINKIRDDVASGTAFADALRRHPLYFDDLFCNLVASGEQSGALETMLDRIATYKEKTESLKKKIKKAMTYPIAVMVVAVVVTAILLVKVVPQFATTFQGFGADLPAFTLFVLSISEWMQANWFFAFLAIVAGVGGTLEVKKRNKNVANFFDKLALKLPILGQIAYNSIAARFARTLATTFAAGVPLIDALKSVAGATGNVVYEDATLKIRDSVATGVPLNGAMRVSGLYPTMLIQMTAIGEESGALDEMLGKAADFYEEAVDNMVDNLTALMEPMIMSILGILVGGLMIAMYLPIFQLGQVV
- the yacG gene encoding DNA gyrase inhibitor YacG; the protein is MSDRSSSDTPTLACPTCKKPIEWSEKFPHRPFCCERCKLIDLGEWASEGHKIPGQPVYDDVLSDDLDPAKTRH
- a CDS encoding protein disulfide oxidoreductase, which encodes MKWRSALWSLGKFMALAAVIITVVSGYHSRHMPKGKAPQLTAEDISGASLDLQTMTEQGPVLIYFWATWCGYCRVVSPAVSDLSENHQIISVALQSGSAEEVAAYQRKHELMFRTINDPTGALSASWGLQVTPTIAIVDREGIVSTVTSGMTSKWGLKVRLWLAE
- a CDS encoding pilin; its protein translation is MKKQQGFTLIELMIVVAIIGILAAVALPAYSDYQQRTKVAGAVAGIASYKTTISLCIAERGNLGDCDAGAYGIGGAIATGNAGATINYVDELAVADGVITLTTTATDTSGTKLVVTLTPTINANQAVKWVMSGTGCTTAGRSINCSVS
- the coaE gene encoding dephospho-CoA kinase (Dephospho-CoA kinase (CoaE) performs the final step in coenzyme A biosynthesis.); protein product: MADSVFIVGLTGGIGSGKSAAAARFRHHGVNVVDADWAARVVVEPGRPALAAIEEHFGPSVIQADGTLDRAVLRKLVFTDPAERRWLEQLTHPLIREEIVSSLAGSAQTHSAPYAILESPLLIESGQSELVQRICVVDLPEAMQLARASARDANTPEQIRKIMAAQLSRKTRCAKADDILDNSGSLESLNAQVDALHGKYVQLASQS